The proteins below come from a single Mangifera indica cultivar Alphonso chromosome 16, CATAS_Mindica_2.1, whole genome shotgun sequence genomic window:
- the LOC123199571 gene encoding phosphatidylinositol N-acetylglucosaminyltransferase subunit P-like: MEDQHSVNSPRRILSFTKRRRATVSFLDHDGKAYSGFGPKTSEVYGFVGSITTVVTTVLFLVWAYVPQRWLHAIGISYYPSRYWALVVPAYAMVTVVLALSFYIGLNFMLTPSTSLNTMFDEFSREP; encoded by the exons ATGGAAGATCAACATTCGGTTAATAGTCCAAGAAGAATATTAAGTTTTACGAAGAGAAGGAGAGCAACTGTGTCTTTTTTAGATCATGATGGCAAGGCTTATTCTGGGTTTGGTCCTAAGACTTCTGAAGTTTATGGCTTTGTTGGATCCATTACCACAGTTGTCACTACAG TTCTTTTCTTGGTATGGGCATATGTTCCTCAACGCTGGTTACATGCAATTGGGATTTCTTATTACCCTAGCAG GTATTGGGCATTGGTGGTGCCAGCTTATGCTATGGTGACTGTAGTATTAGCATTATCTTTTTACATTGGCCTCAATTTCATGTTGACTCCTTCAACTTCCTTGAATACAATGTTTG ATGAATTCAGCAGAGAACCTTAA